From a single Stigmatopora argus isolate UIUO_Sarg chromosome 4, RoL_Sarg_1.0, whole genome shotgun sequence genomic region:
- the syngap1b gene encoding synaptic Ras GTPase activating protein 1b isoform X6: MLDQEEIHPLLMRERRSESQRNKLLRRTVSVPVEGRPHLDVQDQRPRRKSIASGKQPSMDVPPNVPPQPFRQSSFLSRRLKGSIKRAKSQPKLDRSSSFRQMILPRFRSADQDRTRLMQSFRESHSHESLLSPSGAAEALDLTLDEDAVIKPVHSSILGQEYCFEVTTGSGTKCFACRSAAERDKWIENLQRAVKPNKDNSRRVDNVLKLWIIEARELPAKKRYYCELCLDDMLYARTTSKPRTDTVFWGEHFEFNNLPAVRNLRLHLYKETDKKRRKEKSTYLGLVIIPISSVTGRQFVEQWYPVIQPSVLSKGAGVGVGVKIINASLRLKSRFQTMNILPMELYKEFAEYVTNNYRTLCAVLEPVLSVKSKEEVACALVHILQSTGKAKDFLSDMAMCEVDRFMDREHLIFRENTLATKAIEEYLKLIGHKYLKDAIGWSIAGLGPPGSGRAGPDLDSALLFCAGEFIRALYESEENCEVDPARTPPSVLADHQANLRMCCELALCKILNSQCVFPRELKEVFASWRARCGERGREDIAERLISGSLFLRFLCPAIMSPSLFNLTQEYPDEQTSRTLTLIAKVLQNLANFCKFGLKEDHMCFMNEFVELEWGSVQHFLYDVSNADGAGNAGAFEGYVDLGRELSVLHGLLWEAVSQLGKDAMVKLGPLPRLLNDISVALRNPHLQRQPSHRAERPAFDRAPSSDFRNLVARDLNSSMDANRLPSPTSTGGLMAPRSQNSFQERFLRREASKEAYYASRPPLARSSPAYCTSSSDITEPDGKDSRMNSVSHLQSVDMLNSSHGTGSFGGPGGGRSSAGSGGPRSSRLLAAAAAAADSLSRQQQLQAAAMRYPLSFQNPLFHLAAGAAADGPRQRPRQQQPAQLAQSQRAPPPAPLLLAPEPAGYVPQFGHGGFSRSEDLSTLRGGRDGRDGHLGQPAIIHSHSYSDDYARRQMSVHAQDHQATGLTSHTGTSHSSLATTPPSTVQPRAPPPPTQRLKSQTSHQLSVGGVPAKSRPPSANLLQSPESAFGGGRQQRVIGGGGGGGLGRQPSGKDNAAPGLPRQQSSVRESGSPQGSGSPATQQSPQQQSQPAPPPPPPQQHLLKPNVTKQAPSGLPANERTVAWVSNMPHLSADIESSRIDREDFKLKEYSKSMDESRMDRVREYEEEINCLKERLVMSHKKLEEYERRLLTQEHQTNKILLQYQNRLDDSERRLRQQQQEKDSQINGIINRLMVVEDEIRGGHVNVIESKSRIFSDQGRRPSILAQPRLAAIPHRMSSLAEERPEANWLWRRQMSRALSRDAVG; this comes from the exons ATGTTGGACCAGGAAGAG ATTCACCCGCTGCTGATGCGCGAGAGGCGCTCCGAGTCGCAGAGGAACAAGCTGCTGCGCCGCACGGTCAGCGTTCCCGTTGAGGGACGCCCGCATCTCGACGTGCAgg ATCAGCGACCCCGGCGGAAGAGCATCGCCTCGGGAAAGCAGCCCAGCATGGACGTCCCGCCCAACGTCCCGCCCCAACCCTTCCGACAATCC AGTTTCCTGAGCAGGAGGCTGAAGGGCTCCATCAAGAGGGCCAAGAGCCAACCCAAACTGGACCGCAGCAGCAGCTTCCGCCAGATGATCCTTCCCCGCTTCCGCAGTGCCGACCAAGACAG GACGCGCTTGATGCAAAGCTTCAGGGAGTCGCACTCGCACGAGTCGCTGCTGTCGCCCAGCGGCGCCGCCGAAGCGCTGGACCTGACGCTGGACGAGGACGCCGTCATCAAGCCCGTCCACTCCAGTATCCTGGGCCAGGAGTACTGCTTCGAg GTGACCACCGGCTCGGGGACCAAGTGCTTCGCCTGCCGCTCGGCGGCCGAGAGAGACAAGTGGATCGAGAACCTGCAGAGGGCCGTCAAGCCCAACAAG GACAACAGCCGGCGCGTGGACAACGTGCTGAAGCTGTGGATCATCGAGGCGCGAGAGCTGCCCGCCAAGAAGCGCTACTACTGCGAGCTGTGCCTGGACGACATGCTGTACGCGAGGACCACCAGCAAGCCGCGCACCGACACCGTCTTCTGGGGGGAGCACTTTGAGTTCAACAACCTGCCTGCCGTGCGAAATCTCCGCCTGCACCtctacaaggagacggacaagaaAAGACGCAAG GAAAAAAGCACGTACCTGGGCCTGGTGATCATCCCCATCTCCAGCGTGACGGGGCGGCAGTTCGTGGAGCAGTGGTACCCGGTCATCCAGCCCAGCGTCCTGAGCAAGGGGGCGGGCGTGGGCGTGGGCGTCAAGATCATCAACGCCTCGCTGCGCCTCAAGTCGCGCTTCCAGACCATGAACATCCTGCCCATGGAGCTGTACAAGGAGTTTGCCGAGTACGTCACCAACAACTACCGCACGCTCTGCGCCGTCCTGGAGCCCGTGCTCAGCGTCAAGAGCAAGGAGGAGGTGGCCTGCGCCCTGGTGCACATCCTGCAGAGCACGGGTAAAGCCAAG GACTTCCTGTCGGACATGGCCATGTGCGAGGTGGACCGATTCATGGACCGGGAGCACCTCATCTTCAGAGAGAACACCTTGGCCACCAAAGCCATAGAAGAGTACCTCAAGCTGATCGGACACAAGTACCTCAAGGATGCCATCGGTTGGTCCATTGCTGGTCTTGGGCCACCCGGGtcgggccgggccgggccggaCCTGGACTCAGCCCTTTTGTTTTGCGCAGGAGAGTTCATCCGCGCCTTGTACGAGTCGGAGGAGAACTGCGAGGTGGACCCGGCGCGGACCCCGCCCTCGGTCTTGGCCGATCACCAAGCCAACCTGAGGATGTGCTGCGAGCTGGCCCTCTGCAAGATCCTCAATTCGCAATG CGTGTTCCCCCGCGAGCTGAAGGAAGTGTTTGCCTCGTGGCGCGCGCGCTGCGGCGAGCGCGGCCGCGAGGACATCGCCGAGCGCCTGATCAGCGGCTCGCTCTTCCTGCGCTTCCTGTGTCCGGCCATCATGTCGCCGTCGCTCTTCAACCTGACGCAGGAATATCCCGACGAGCAGACCAGTCGCACCCTCACACTGATCGCCAAAGTGCTGCAGAACTTGGCCAACTTTTGCAA GTTCGGCTTGAAGGAAGACCACATGTGCTTCATGAACGAGTTTGTGGAGCTGGAGTGGGGCTCCGTGCAGCACTTCCTCTACGACGTGTCCAACGCCGACGGGGCCGGGAACGCCGGCGCCTTCGAGGGCTACGTGGACCTGGGACGCGAGCTCTCCGTGCTGCACGGGCTCCTGTGGGAGGCCGTGTCCCAGCTGGGCAAG gaCGCCATGGTCAAGCTGGGCCCCCTGCCGCGCCTCCTCAACGACATCAGCGTGGCGCTACGTAACCCGCACCTCCAGCGGCAGCCCAGCCACCGGGCCGAGCGCCCCGCCTTCGACCGCGCCCCCTCCTCCGACTTCCGCAACCTGGTGGCGAGGGACCTCAACAG CTCCATGGATGCCAACCGCCTGCCTTCGCCTACCTCCACGGGCGGGTTGATGGCGCCCCGCTCGCAAAACAGCTTTCAGGAGCGCTTCCTGCGGCGCGAAGCGTCCAAGGAGGCGTACTACGCCTCGCGGCCCCCGCTGGCCCGCTCCAGCCCCGCCTACTGCACCAGCAGCTCCGACATCACCGAACCCGACGGCAAG GATTCCCGAATGAACAGCGTGTCTCACCTGCAGTCGGTGGACATGCTCAACTCCTCCCACGGCACGGGCAGCTTCGGGGGGCCCGGCGGCGGCAGGTCGTCGGCCGGCTCAGGCGGCCCGCGCTCGAGCCGGCTTTtggccgccgctgccgccgccgccgactcgCTATCCCGCCAGCAGCAACTGCAGGCCGCCGCCATGCGCTACCCGCTTTCCTTCCAGAATCCCCTCTTTCACctggcggcgggggcggcggcggacgGGCCCCGCCAGAGGCCTCGCCAGCAGCAGCCGGCGCAGTTGGCGCAGTCGCAGAGGGCTCCGCCCCCCGCGCCCCTTCTGCTGGCCCCCGAACCCGCCGGCTACGTGCCGCAGTTCGGCCACGGGGGCTTCTCCCGCAGCGAGGACCTGTCCACGCTGCGCGGCGGGCGCGACGGGCGCGACGGCCATCTGGGCCAGCCCGCCATCATCCACTCGCACAGCTACAGCGACGACTACGCCCGACGGCAGATGTCCGTGCACGCGCAG GATCACCAAGCGACGGGCCTGACGTCGCACACGGGCACCTCCCACTCCTCCTTGGCCACCACGCCTCCTTCCACGGTGCAACCTCGTGCTCCGCCACCTCCCACCCAACGCCTCAAATCCCAGACGTCCCACCAGCTGTCGGTCGGGGGCGTCCCGGCCAAGTCCCGGCCGCCGAGCGCCAACCTCCTGCAGTCGCCAGAGTCGGCCTTTGGGGGCGGGAGGCAGCAGCGCGTcatcggcggtggcggcggcggggggctCGGCCGCCAACCCTCCGGCAAGGACAACGCGGCGCCGGGGCTGCCTCGCCAGCAGAGCTCGGTGCGGGAGTCGGGGAGTCCCCAGGGGAGCGGCAGCCCCGCCACGCAACAGTCGCCCCAGCAGCAGTCCcagccggcgccgccgccgccgccgccgcagcagCATCTGCTCAAGCCCAACGTCACCAAACAG GCGCCTTCGGGTCTTCCGGCCAACGAGCGGACGGTGGCGTGGGTGTCCAACATGCCTCACCTGTCGGCGGACATCGAGAGCTCGCGCATCGACCGCGAGGACTTTAAGCTCAAGGAGTACTCCAAGAGCATGGACGAGTCGCGCATGGACAGG GTGCGCGAGTACGAGGAGGAGATCAACTGTCTGAAGGAACGCCTGGTGATGTCGCACAAGAAGCTGGAGGAGTACGAGCGCCGCCTGCTGACGCAGGAGCACCAGACCAACAAAATCCTCCTGCAGTACCAGAACCGACTGGACGACAGCGAGCGCCGTCTTCGCCAGCAGCAGCAGGAGAAGGACTCGCAAATTAATGGCATCATCAACAG ACTGATGGTGGTGGAAGACGAAATTCGAGGAGGACACGTCAACGTCATTGAGAGCAAAAGCAGGATTTTCTCTGACCAG GGGAGGCGCCCGTCCATCTTGGCGCAACCTCGCCTCGCCGCCATCCCGCACCGAATGTCCAG
- the syngap1b gene encoding synaptic Ras GTPase activating protein 1b isoform X2, whose product MSYVPIQDARCAIAPPSYHQHQQQHHLHHRHQQQQQQQQHRFQRQFQGFPPAYERLPYGRPPYEQPSDERWNARLRVSPAKPQPMLDQEEIHPLLMRERRSESQRNKLLRRTVSVPVEGRPHLDVQDQRPRRKSIASGKQPSMDVPPNVPPQPFRQSSFLSRRLKGSIKRAKSQPKLDRSSSFRQMILPRFRSADQDRTRLMQSFRESHSHESLLSPSGAAEALDLTLDEDAVIKPVHSSILGQEYCFEVTTGSGTKCFACRSAAERDKWIENLQRAVKPNKDNSRRVDNVLKLWIIEARELPAKKRYYCELCLDDMLYARTTSKPRTDTVFWGEHFEFNNLPAVRNLRLHLYKETDKKRRKEKSTYLGLVIIPISSVTGRQFVEQWYPVIQPSVLSKGAGVGVGVKIINASLRLKSRFQTMNILPMELYKEFAEYVTNNYRTLCAVLEPVLSVKSKEEVACALVHILQSTGKAKDFLSDMAMCEVDRFMDREHLIFRENTLATKAIEEYLKLIGHKYLKDAIGWSIAGLGPPGSGRAGPDLDSALLFCAGEFIRALYESEENCEVDPARTPPSVLADHQANLRMCCELALCKILNSQCVFPRELKEVFASWRARCGERGREDIAERLISGSLFLRFLCPAIMSPSLFNLTQEYPDEQTSRTLTLIAKVLQNLANFCKFGLKEDHMCFMNEFVELEWGSVQHFLYDVSNADGAGNAGAFEGYVDLGRELSVLHGLLWEAVSQLGKDAMVKLGPLPRLLNDISVALRNPHLQRQPSHRAERPAFDRAPSSDFRNLVARDLNSSMDANRLPSPTSTGGLMAPRSQNSFQERFLRREASKEAYYASRPPLARSSPAYCTSSSDITEPDGKDSRMNSVSHLQSVDMLNSSHGTGSFGGPGGGRSSAGSGGPRSSRLLAAAAAAADSLSRQQQLQAAAMRYPLSFQNPLFHLAAGAAADGPRQRPRQQQPAQLAQSQRAPPPAPLLLAPEPAGYVPQFGHGGFSRSEDLSTLRGGRDGRDGHLGQPAIIHSHSYSDDYARRQMSVHAQDHQATGLTSHTGTSHSSLATTPPSTVQPRAPPPPTQRLKSQTSHQLSVGGVPAKSRPPSANLLQSPESAFGGGRQQRVIGGGGGGGLGRQPSGKDNAAPGLPRQQSSVRESGSPQGSGSPATQQSPQQQSQPAPPPPPPQQHLLKPNVTKQAPSGLPANERTVAWVSNMPHLSADIESSRIDREDFKLKEYSKSMDESRMDRVREYEEEINCLKERLVMSHKKLEEYERRLLTQEHQTNKILLQYQNRLDDSERRLRQQQQEKDSQINGIINRLMVVEDEIRGGHVNVIESKSRIFSDQGRRPSILAQPRLAAIPHRMSRKSSFPPWVQQTPV is encoded by the exons ATGTCCTATGTTCCCATCCAAG ATGCAAGGTGTGCCATCGCCCCCCCGTCCTACCATCAGCACCAGCAGCAGCACCACCTCCACCACCgccaccagcagcagcagcagcagcagcagcaccggTTCCAGCGGCAGTTCCAGGGCTTCCCGCCCGCCTACGAGCGCCTCCCGTACGGCCGCCCCCCGTACGAGCAGCCGTCCGACGAGCGCTGGAACGCCCGTCTGCGCGTGAGCCCCGCAAAGCCGCAACCCATGTTGGACCAGGAAGAG ATTCACCCGCTGCTGATGCGCGAGAGGCGCTCCGAGTCGCAGAGGAACAAGCTGCTGCGCCGCACGGTCAGCGTTCCCGTTGAGGGACGCCCGCATCTCGACGTGCAgg ATCAGCGACCCCGGCGGAAGAGCATCGCCTCGGGAAAGCAGCCCAGCATGGACGTCCCGCCCAACGTCCCGCCCCAACCCTTCCGACAATCC AGTTTCCTGAGCAGGAGGCTGAAGGGCTCCATCAAGAGGGCCAAGAGCCAACCCAAACTGGACCGCAGCAGCAGCTTCCGCCAGATGATCCTTCCCCGCTTCCGCAGTGCCGACCAAGACAG GACGCGCTTGATGCAAAGCTTCAGGGAGTCGCACTCGCACGAGTCGCTGCTGTCGCCCAGCGGCGCCGCCGAAGCGCTGGACCTGACGCTGGACGAGGACGCCGTCATCAAGCCCGTCCACTCCAGTATCCTGGGCCAGGAGTACTGCTTCGAg GTGACCACCGGCTCGGGGACCAAGTGCTTCGCCTGCCGCTCGGCGGCCGAGAGAGACAAGTGGATCGAGAACCTGCAGAGGGCCGTCAAGCCCAACAAG GACAACAGCCGGCGCGTGGACAACGTGCTGAAGCTGTGGATCATCGAGGCGCGAGAGCTGCCCGCCAAGAAGCGCTACTACTGCGAGCTGTGCCTGGACGACATGCTGTACGCGAGGACCACCAGCAAGCCGCGCACCGACACCGTCTTCTGGGGGGAGCACTTTGAGTTCAACAACCTGCCTGCCGTGCGAAATCTCCGCCTGCACCtctacaaggagacggacaagaaAAGACGCAAG GAAAAAAGCACGTACCTGGGCCTGGTGATCATCCCCATCTCCAGCGTGACGGGGCGGCAGTTCGTGGAGCAGTGGTACCCGGTCATCCAGCCCAGCGTCCTGAGCAAGGGGGCGGGCGTGGGCGTGGGCGTCAAGATCATCAACGCCTCGCTGCGCCTCAAGTCGCGCTTCCAGACCATGAACATCCTGCCCATGGAGCTGTACAAGGAGTTTGCCGAGTACGTCACCAACAACTACCGCACGCTCTGCGCCGTCCTGGAGCCCGTGCTCAGCGTCAAGAGCAAGGAGGAGGTGGCCTGCGCCCTGGTGCACATCCTGCAGAGCACGGGTAAAGCCAAG GACTTCCTGTCGGACATGGCCATGTGCGAGGTGGACCGATTCATGGACCGGGAGCACCTCATCTTCAGAGAGAACACCTTGGCCACCAAAGCCATAGAAGAGTACCTCAAGCTGATCGGACACAAGTACCTCAAGGATGCCATCGGTTGGTCCATTGCTGGTCTTGGGCCACCCGGGtcgggccgggccgggccggaCCTGGACTCAGCCCTTTTGTTTTGCGCAGGAGAGTTCATCCGCGCCTTGTACGAGTCGGAGGAGAACTGCGAGGTGGACCCGGCGCGGACCCCGCCCTCGGTCTTGGCCGATCACCAAGCCAACCTGAGGATGTGCTGCGAGCTGGCCCTCTGCAAGATCCTCAATTCGCAATG CGTGTTCCCCCGCGAGCTGAAGGAAGTGTTTGCCTCGTGGCGCGCGCGCTGCGGCGAGCGCGGCCGCGAGGACATCGCCGAGCGCCTGATCAGCGGCTCGCTCTTCCTGCGCTTCCTGTGTCCGGCCATCATGTCGCCGTCGCTCTTCAACCTGACGCAGGAATATCCCGACGAGCAGACCAGTCGCACCCTCACACTGATCGCCAAAGTGCTGCAGAACTTGGCCAACTTTTGCAA GTTCGGCTTGAAGGAAGACCACATGTGCTTCATGAACGAGTTTGTGGAGCTGGAGTGGGGCTCCGTGCAGCACTTCCTCTACGACGTGTCCAACGCCGACGGGGCCGGGAACGCCGGCGCCTTCGAGGGCTACGTGGACCTGGGACGCGAGCTCTCCGTGCTGCACGGGCTCCTGTGGGAGGCCGTGTCCCAGCTGGGCAAG gaCGCCATGGTCAAGCTGGGCCCCCTGCCGCGCCTCCTCAACGACATCAGCGTGGCGCTACGTAACCCGCACCTCCAGCGGCAGCCCAGCCACCGGGCCGAGCGCCCCGCCTTCGACCGCGCCCCCTCCTCCGACTTCCGCAACCTGGTGGCGAGGGACCTCAACAG CTCCATGGATGCCAACCGCCTGCCTTCGCCTACCTCCACGGGCGGGTTGATGGCGCCCCGCTCGCAAAACAGCTTTCAGGAGCGCTTCCTGCGGCGCGAAGCGTCCAAGGAGGCGTACTACGCCTCGCGGCCCCCGCTGGCCCGCTCCAGCCCCGCCTACTGCACCAGCAGCTCCGACATCACCGAACCCGACGGCAAG GATTCCCGAATGAACAGCGTGTCTCACCTGCAGTCGGTGGACATGCTCAACTCCTCCCACGGCACGGGCAGCTTCGGGGGGCCCGGCGGCGGCAGGTCGTCGGCCGGCTCAGGCGGCCCGCGCTCGAGCCGGCTTTtggccgccgctgccgccgccgccgactcgCTATCCCGCCAGCAGCAACTGCAGGCCGCCGCCATGCGCTACCCGCTTTCCTTCCAGAATCCCCTCTTTCACctggcggcgggggcggcggcggacgGGCCCCGCCAGAGGCCTCGCCAGCAGCAGCCGGCGCAGTTGGCGCAGTCGCAGAGGGCTCCGCCCCCCGCGCCCCTTCTGCTGGCCCCCGAACCCGCCGGCTACGTGCCGCAGTTCGGCCACGGGGGCTTCTCCCGCAGCGAGGACCTGTCCACGCTGCGCGGCGGGCGCGACGGGCGCGACGGCCATCTGGGCCAGCCCGCCATCATCCACTCGCACAGCTACAGCGACGACTACGCCCGACGGCAGATGTCCGTGCACGCGCAG GATCACCAAGCGACGGGCCTGACGTCGCACACGGGCACCTCCCACTCCTCCTTGGCCACCACGCCTCCTTCCACGGTGCAACCTCGTGCTCCGCCACCTCCCACCCAACGCCTCAAATCCCAGACGTCCCACCAGCTGTCGGTCGGGGGCGTCCCGGCCAAGTCCCGGCCGCCGAGCGCCAACCTCCTGCAGTCGCCAGAGTCGGCCTTTGGGGGCGGGAGGCAGCAGCGCGTcatcggcggtggcggcggcggggggctCGGCCGCCAACCCTCCGGCAAGGACAACGCGGCGCCGGGGCTGCCTCGCCAGCAGAGCTCGGTGCGGGAGTCGGGGAGTCCCCAGGGGAGCGGCAGCCCCGCCACGCAACAGTCGCCCCAGCAGCAGTCCcagccggcgccgccgccgccgccgccgcagcagCATCTGCTCAAGCCCAACGTCACCAAACAG GCGCCTTCGGGTCTTCCGGCCAACGAGCGGACGGTGGCGTGGGTGTCCAACATGCCTCACCTGTCGGCGGACATCGAGAGCTCGCGCATCGACCGCGAGGACTTTAAGCTCAAGGAGTACTCCAAGAGCATGGACGAGTCGCGCATGGACAGG GTGCGCGAGTACGAGGAGGAGATCAACTGTCTGAAGGAACGCCTGGTGATGTCGCACAAGAAGCTGGAGGAGTACGAGCGCCGCCTGCTGACGCAGGAGCACCAGACCAACAAAATCCTCCTGCAGTACCAGAACCGACTGGACGACAGCGAGCGCCGTCTTCGCCAGCAGCAGCAGGAGAAGGACTCGCAAATTAATGGCATCATCAACAG ACTGATGGTGGTGGAAGACGAAATTCGAGGAGGACACGTCAACGTCATTGAGAGCAAAAGCAGGATTTTCTCTGACCAG GGGAGGCGCCCGTCCATCTTGGCGCAACCTCGCCTCGCCGCCATCCCGCACCGAATGTCCAG